The Polaribacter sp. MED152 region ATAAATCATTTCAATTTCTGCAGATGAAAACGAAATTTTTACAGGAAATAATAATTGCTGACTGTTCGCTTCTTTAACTGTAATACTTTCTAAAAACTCTTCATATAAAATGCGTTGATGAGCCAAAGATTGATGTATTAAAACTACACCAGATTTTATTAAGCTCATTACATATTTACGTTGAATTTGAAATGTTTTTTGTGTTTTTACCTCTTGCTGATCTGTAAATAATTCATCTTGTTTCTGCTCATCTAAAGTGGTTACAGAAGAGTATAAGGTTTCCCAATCTTGAGATTTCTGCTCTCGCTTATAAGGAAAATGTATTTCTTTCTGTTTTATTTCATTGAAAGGGTTAAAATCTGGATCTACAGTAATCTTTGGAGTACTACTTTTTACACTACTTACATTTTGATGATAAGATGTATCTAAATTAGCATCTCTATTAAAATCTAAAACAGGTGCAACATTGTATTGCCCTAAGCTATGTTTTACTGTAGCTCTTAACATCGCATACAACGCCTTTTCATTATCGAATTTTATTTCGGTTTTTGTAGGATGTATGTTGATATCTATAGTATTTGCAGGTACTTTTAAATATAAAAAATACGAAGGATGTGATCCTTGTTCCAATAAACCATCAAAAGCATTTACAACTGCATGATTTAGGTAAGAACTTTTTATAAAACGATCATTAACAAAAAAGAATTGTTCCCCTCTTTTGCGTTTGGCAAATTCTGGTTTGGCTACAAAGCCTTTAATGTCTAAAATATCTGTTTGTTCATTTATAGGAACTAATTTTTCGTTCATTTTAGCCCCAAAAACAGCAACAATTCGTTGTCTTAAATTACTGCTTTTTAAATGATAAACTTCGTTATTATTATGGTGCAATAAAAAAGCAATAGAAGGATGAGCCAATGCAACTCTTTGAAATTCATCTATTACATGCCTTGTTTCTACAGTGTCTGACTTTAAGAAATTTCTACGAGCAGGAATGTTGTAAAATAAATTTTTAACGGCAATACTAGCACCTTTTCCTGTAGATATAAAATCTTGAGAAATTACTGTACTCCCTTCAATTTTAAGGCAAGTACCTAACTCTTCATTTTCTTGTTTTGTTTTCAACTCAACATGTGCAATTGCAGCAATCGATGCTAAAGCTTCACCTCTAAACCCTTTTGTACATAAGTTAAATAAATCTTCTGCCTTTTGAATTTTAGAAGTAGCATGCCTTTCAAAGCACATTCTAGCATCTGTAGCACTCATTCCTTTACCATCATCAATAACCTGAATTAAGGTTTTACCAGCATCTTTTAATAATAATTTTATACTAGTTGCACCTGCATCTATGGCATTTTCTAACAGTTCTTTTACAACAGAAGCAGGTCTTTGCACTACTTCTCCTGCAGCAATTTGATTTGCTACATGATCTGGTAAAAGTTGAATGATGTCTGACATTATTTAGAGAAGAATATTGATAAATCAAAATCGATGATATACAAGAAACCAAAAACTAAGATTAAAATGATATAAATAATAGTTTTGTTAGTGCCTTTGTCTGATGTTTTTAAGTCATTAATAGCATCAGTAAACTTCGATTTTAATCCTTTATTTTTACCTGTGGTAGTTCTAAATTTATCTAATTTGTGCTCAATTTTAAAAGGACTTCCTTCGCCTTTATAATATCGAGGTTGATAATCAAATTTTTTATTTGTTCTTTTTAAAAATCCCATAGTTTATAGTAAAAATTGATAAAATTACACTTCTTAAAAGCAATTATTATACCAATTTAAAGGATTTCAAATTTAAAGAAATTAAAGGAATACATCAAGTATTGATGTTAAAACCTTTCTTAAAATATACGAATAGAATTAGGTTTAAAAACCAATACTTTCAGAACTACGATCTAAGTTTTTAATGGATGCCATTTTAACGGCTGCAACTGCACACTCAATACCTTTATTACCTAATTTACCTCCAGATCTGTCTAGAGATTGTTGTTTGGTATTGTCTGTTAAAACACAAAATATAACTGGTACATCATATTTTACATTTAAATCTATAATTCCTTGGGTAACACCTTCACACACAAAATCGAAGTGTTTTGTTTCTCCTTGAATTACATTTCCAATGGCAATAATAGCATCTAGTTTTTCAGCTTGAATCATTTTTTTACATCCGTAAACCAATTCAAAACTTCCAGGTACATCCCAAGAAATAATATTATTCTCAGTTGCTCCACAATCGATTAAAGTTTCTATTGCACCTTTTTTTAAATTCTGTGTAATTTCAGGATTCCATTCTGAAACAACAATCCCAAATCGAAAATTCTTCGCATTTGGGATTGTAGCTTTATCGTAATAAGATAAATTGGTTGTAGCCATAATTTTAATTATTCAGTTTACAGTTTATCAATTACAGTAGAAATAACTACTGAAAGTTAAAAAACTATTTACTTAATTTTGAGCATATTTTGCTGCATTGATAAATTTATCAATGTCTTTACCTTGGTCTGAAGTTGGATATTTTTCTTTAATTATAGAAAACATACTTTCAGCCTTATCATAATCTTTTAACAACATTGCAGTTTGTGCTCCTTTGTATAAGAATAATGGAGTAGTAAATTCATTACTTTCTACATTAGCTGCTTTTTCATAATACTCTAAAGCATCTTCTTGTTGGTCTATATCAGAAAAGGCATCTCCAATAGCACCTAAAGAAACTGCGTTTAAAACAGCGTTATCAGAGTCAAATTTACTTAAATAATCAATTGCTTTATCATACTGTTTCATTTGTAAATAAGAAACACCAGCATAATAATTTGCTAAATTTCCAGCATCTGTATTACTATAAGCATCTGCAATATCTAAGAAACCATAGTTACCATCTGCACCTTCTAAGCCTAAATTTAATAAAGAATCGATACCTGAACCTGCTGTTGCAGCTTCATCAAAATATTTTCTTGGAAAAGCCAATTCATTAGAAGCTTCTAATTCATTTGGTTCTACTATGTATTTATTGTATCCTAAAAAGGCTAAAAATACCACCACAATTGTAATTAAAGCACCAAATAACACTTTACTGTTTTTTTCTATCCATTGCTCAGATTTAGATGCAGTCTCGTCTAAAGTGTTAAAAACTTCAGCAGTTGTGCTGTCCATATCTTCTGCCTGTTGTTCAGCTTTTTTACCTTCTGGTTTGTATTTTTTCTTGTATGTTGCCATATTTCCTTAAAAATTAGTGGCGACAAAAATAGTTTTTTTAATTGGATTTTAAAAGCGGTTATTTCGCAAAATTTTCAATAATTTGCAGTCGGTTTTTAATATGATTTTTTCTACATGTATTTACAGCAACTTTCATTAGTTAATTTTAAAAATATAGCTTCTCAATCATTTGATTTTCAAGAGAAAATAAATTGTTTTGTGGGTAATAATGGAGTAGGGAAAACAAATGTTTTAGATGCCATTTATTATTTGTCTTTTACAAAAAGTTACTTTAATTCAGTGGCTGTTCAGAATATAAAGCACAATGAGTCCTTTTTTATGATAGAAGGAAATTACCTTTTAAATGATAGAAAAGAAACCATTGTTTGTAGTTTAAAAAAAGGGCAAAAAAAAATATTAAAAAGAAATGGTAAAACATATGATCGATTTTCTGATCATATAGGGCAGTTTCCTATTGTTATAATTTCTCCTGCAGATAGAGATTTAGTGACTGAAGGAAGTGATTTAAGAAGAAAATTTATTGATGGTGTAATTTCTCAGCAAAATAAATCTTACTTAAAAGATTTAATAGGCTATAATAAGGTCTTAACTCAAAGAAACGCTTTATTAAAATATTTTGCGGCTAACAGAACTTTTGATGCACTCAATTTAAGTGTTTATGATGAGCAGTTAAGCGATTTTGGTACTAAAATCTATGAGGTTAGAAGGCATTTTTTAGAAGAATTTATTCCCATCTTTAATGAAAAATATAAAGTTATTTCTGGTGATAAAGAAAATGTAAATCTCAATTATAAAAGTCAGTTACACGATTTTTCTATGCCAGATTTACTTCAAAAATCTTTAGAAAAAGATAAGATTTTACAATACAGTACTTCTGGAATTCATAAAGATGACCTAAATTTTGAGATTGGTGATTATCCTATTAAAAAATTTGGTTCTCAAGGTCAGCAGAAATCGTATTTAATTGCTTTAAAATTAGCACAATTTGAGTTTATAAAACAGCAAGCTAAAATAACTCCAATTTTATTATTAGATGATATTTTTGACAAACTAGATGAAAATAGAGTAGCTCAAATTATTGATTTAGTTAATAATGATGAATTTAGACAGATCTTTATTACAGATACTCATGCAGAAAGAACTGAGAATATTTTAAAAGAAGGAAATAAACAATATCAAATTTTTAAACTTTAAGTTTCAATAAGAAAAAGTAAAAGAAATGACTAAAAGAGAGAACGATTCTTTTTCAATAGAAGATTTAATGCAAAACTTTATCAAGGAAAATAACCTAAGTAAAGGAATGCAAAAAATAAAAGTAGAAGAGACCTGGACAAAAATGATGGGGCCAGGAGTTGCAAACCATACAACTTCTGTAAAACTGCAAAATAAAACCTTAATTGTACAGCTAAAATCTTCAGTATTAAGAGAAGAATTGAGTTATGGTAAGGAAAAAATTATCAAATTAATGAATGAAGAATTGGGTAGTTCTGTAATTTCTAAATTGATGTTGGTTTAGTTAATAAGGATAGTACTTCATATCAAACCTACCTTCGGAAACATCAAATAAAAACAACTTGAAAGCAGTGGTAAAAAATTAAGAAGAAAATAATTTTTGCTTTTCTCAATTAGCTTTTTATTTAAATGATAAAAAAAACTCATAACAATTAAGTTATGAGTTTTTATATTTTAAAAAGAATATCTATTCTTAGAATTGCTCTCTACCAGAAAAATGGAAGTTACTTTCAATTTCTGCATTTTCATCAGAATCTGAACCATGTACTGCATTTTCTCCCATAGAAGTTGCATATAACTTTCTAATCGTACCTTCAGCAGCATCAGCAGGATTTGTAGCACCAATTAAGGTTCTAAAATCATCTACAGCGTTATCTTTTTCTAAGATTGCAGCTACAATTGGTCCACGTGTCATAAATTCTACTAACTCTCCAAAAAACGGACGCTCATTATGCACAGCATAAAAAGTTTCAGCATCTGCTTTTGTCATTTGAGTTTTCTTTAAAGCTACGATTCTAAAACCTGCAGCATTTATTTTTTCTAAGATTGCACCTGTATGTCCGTTTTCTACAGCATCAGGTTTAAGCATTGTAAATGTTCTGTTTGTTGCCATTTTATTTTATAAAATTTTTGCAAAAGTACGTCTTTTAATGTGATTTGCAAGTTAATATGATTGTTTCATTTTTTGAATCAGTTTATTGTTTCTTCCTCTCATTTCTAAATCGATAAAATTCTTTTCGAAATTAAAGTTTAACACTCCAAAACTAATTTCATTTACAACCTTTAGTTTTCTAAATTTATTAGGCTCTCCTGAGTAACTGGTGTAAGAATGTGTTAACCCACTAGATGTAAAATCGGTAAGTTTAAATGGTAAATTAGGTACTTCTGTTTGTGAAAATTCAGAAATATGCCTGTCTCCAGACAAGATTAATACGCCTTTTGCTTTAGATTTAATAATTGTTTCTTTCAATTTTTCTACTTCATGAGGAAAATTACCCCAAGTTTCAAAACCATGTTCAGAAGATAAAACTTGAATACTGCTCACAATAATATTAAAATCTGCAGTCGAAGAATTTAGCTCTTTCTCTAACCAAGACCACTGTGATTTGCCTAAAATTGTTCCTTCACCTTTTTTGTTGGGCATATATCTTCTTTTACCCTTAGCTCTAGTAAGTGCTGTTCTAAAATAACGAGTATCTAATAAAATTACATTGATACTTCCTTTTGAAGTTTTAAATAATTTAGAATAGTGGATGCCTTCTTGATTTCTTCGTTCACTAGTTTTAGCAACACCTAAAAAATCTAAAAACAATTGTTGTGCCTCGTTTTTCTTTGGGAATTCTGTTCCACCATCATTCTCTCCATAATCATGATCATCCCAAGTTGCTAAAACTGGTATTTTGGTTCTAAGAGATTTATATCCATTTTGATTTAATTGTGTCTCATAATCATTTTTCATTTTATCCATATTTTCGGTATCCGAATAAATGATGTCTCCACCCCAAACCCATAAATCTGGATTATTTTTTTCTATTTCTTGCCATAAAACATTGGTTTTGTTCTGTTTATTGCAAGATCCAAAAGCAATAGTAAAATCG contains the following coding sequences:
- the mutL gene encoding DNA mismatch repair endonuclease MutL — encoded protein: MSDIIQLLPDHVANQIAAGEVVQRPASVVKELLENAIDAGATSIKLLLKDAGKTLIQVIDDGKGMSATDARMCFERHATSKIQKAEDLFNLCTKGFRGEALASIAAIAHVELKTKQENEELGTCLKIEGSTVISQDFISTGKGASIAVKNLFYNIPARRNFLKSDTVETRHVIDEFQRVALAHPSIAFLLHHNNNEVYHLKSSNLRQRIVAVFGAKMNEKLVPINEQTDILDIKGFVAKPEFAKRKRGEQFFFVNDRFIKSSYLNHAVVNAFDGLLEQGSHPSYFLYLKVPANTIDINIHPTKTEIKFDNEKALYAMLRATVKHSLGQYNVAPVLDFNRDANLDTSYHQNVSSVKSSTPKITVDPDFNPFNEIKQKEIHFPYKREQKSQDWETLYSSVTTLDEQKQDELFTDQQEVKTQKTFQIQRKYVMSLIKSGVVLIHQSLAHQRILYEEFLESITVKEANSQQLLFPVKISFSSAEIEMIYTIKSELENAGFSFDEFTKDSVTIKGIPVSVTESKITIILEELLNDMNLEVPDTSFSHFDIMAKSFAKTLSIKTGTQLAEKEQESLVNNLFSCKEPSISPFGKSTFKTLTLNEIDHLFNS
- the ribH gene encoding 6,7-dimethyl-8-ribityllumazine synthase; this translates as MATTNLSYYDKATIPNAKNFRFGIVVSEWNPEITQNLKKGAIETLIDCGATENNIISWDVPGSFELVYGCKKMIQAEKLDAIIAIGNVIQGETKHFDFVCEGVTQGIIDLNVKYDVPVIFCVLTDNTKQQSLDRSGGKLGNKGIECAVAAVKMASIKNLDRSSESIGF
- a CDS encoding tol-pal system YbgF family protein, yielding MATYKKKYKPEGKKAEQQAEDMDSTTAEVFNTLDETASKSEQWIEKNSKVLFGALITIVVVFLAFLGYNKYIVEPNELEASNELAFPRKYFDEAATAGSGIDSLLNLGLEGADGNYGFLDIADAYSNTDAGNLANYYAGVSYLQMKQYDKAIDYLSKFDSDNAVLNAVSLGAIGDAFSDIDQQEDALEYYEKAANVESNEFTTPLFLYKGAQTAMLLKDYDKAESMFSIIKEKYPTSDQGKDIDKFINAAKYAQN
- a CDS encoding DNA replication/repair protein RecF, which produces MYLQQLSLVNFKNIASQSFDFQEKINCFVGNNGVGKTNVLDAIYYLSFTKSYFNSVAVQNIKHNESFFMIEGNYLLNDRKETIVCSLKKGQKKILKRNGKTYDRFSDHIGQFPIVIISPADRDLVTEGSDLRRKFIDGVISQQNKSYLKDLIGYNKVLTQRNALLKYFAANRTFDALNLSVYDEQLSDFGTKIYEVRRHFLEEFIPIFNEKYKVISGDKENVNLNYKSQLHDFSMPDLLQKSLEKDKILQYSTSGIHKDDLNFEIGDYPIKKFGSQGQQKSYLIALKLAQFEFIKQQAKITPILLLDDIFDKLDENRVAQIIDLVNNDEFRQIFITDTHAERTENILKEGNKQYQIFKL
- a CDS encoding DUF721 domain-containing protein, which codes for MTKRENDSFSIEDLMQNFIKENNLSKGMQKIKVEETWTKMMGPGVANHTTSVKLQNKTLIVQLKSSVLREELSYGKEKIIKLMNEELGSSVISKLMLV
- a CDS encoding nucleoside-diphosphate kinase, with the translated sequence MATNRTFTMLKPDAVENGHTGAILEKINAAGFRIVALKKTQMTKADAETFYAVHNERPFFGELVEFMTRGPIVAAILEKDNAVDDFRTLIGATNPADAAEGTIRKLYATSMGENAVHGSDSDENAEIESNFHFSGREQF
- a CDS encoding alkaline phosphatase D family protein, translating into MRNYFVLIVSSLLFSNCNIKKQNDLAKQTTNHDFTIAFGSCNKQNKTNVLWQEIEKNNPDLWVWGGDIIYSDTENMDKMKNDYETQLNQNGYKSLRTKIPVLATWDDHDYGENDGGTEFPKKNEAQQLFLDFLGVAKTSERRNQEGIHYSKLFKTSKGSINVILLDTRYFRTALTRAKGKRRYMPNKKGEGTILGKSQWSWLEKELNSSTADFNIIVSSIQVLSSEHGFETWGNFPHEVEKLKETIIKSKAKGVLILSGDRHISEFSQTEVPNLPFKLTDFTSSGLTHSYTSYSGEPNKFRKLKVVNEISFGVLNFNFEKNFIDLEMRGRNNKLIQKMKQSY